In Ipomoea triloba cultivar NCNSP0323 chromosome 15, ASM357664v1, one genomic interval encodes:
- the LOC116007083 gene encoding guanosine deaminase-like: MKFKSKAKIFISFKSENIHSSMEEANVVEAKDGTTSVATAFAGNQEAVQDRDEIFLRRAVDEAYKAAECGEGAPFGAVIVCNDEVVVSCHNMMYNNTDPTAHAEVTAIREACKKLNRIKLSDCEIYASCEPCPMCFSAIQLSKMKRLVYGAKAEAAMAVGFGSIADALRGTGFYQKANLEIKRVDGNEAIIAEQVFENTKAKFPIHSK, from the exons ATGAAATTTAAGAGCAAAGCAAAGATTTTTATCTCTTTCAAATCTGAGAACATCCATTCGTCAATGGAAGAAGCCAATG TTGTTGAAGCCAAGGATGGAACTACCTCAGTTGCCACCGCATTTGCAGGCAACCAGGAAG CTGTACAGGATAGAGATGAAATTTTTTTGAGAAGAGCAGTTGATGAAGCTTATAAAGCTGCAGAATGTGGTGAAGGAGCCCCATTTGGTGCTGTTATTGTTTGCAACGATGAAGTTGTTGTTAGCTGCCACAACATGATGTATAACAACACTGACCCTACTGCTCATGCCGAGGTGACAGCTATAAGAGAG GCATGTAAAAAGCTGAACCGCATTAAGCTATCAGACTGCGAAATATATGCGTCGTGTGAGCCATGCCCAATGTGCTTTTCTGCTATCCAGCTCTCGAAAATGAAG AGGCTCGTTTACGGAGCCAAAGCAGAAGCTGCCATGGCCGTTGGATTTGGATCTATTGCAGATGCTCTAAGAGGTACTGGTTTCTATCAGAAGGCTAACTTGGAGATAAAGAGAGTTGATGGTAATGAGGCCATTATTGCTGAACAAGTGTTTGAGAATACAAAAGCTAAGTTTCCTATTCATTCAAAGTAA